A single Marinitoga aeolica DNA region contains:
- a CDS encoding Mrp/NBP35 family ATP-binding protein — translation MADKKIPFHLPDQNELKNIKHIIMVMSGKGGVGKSTIAVNLAVALSLEGRKVGLMDIDMHGPNVMRMLGGTEKDHPYQVGEKIVPPEVNGVKVISVSQFVPESGKPIVWRGPIKTGTIKQFFNDIEWEDLDYMIIDAPPGTGDEPLTVMQMLKKFDGAIIVTTPSEVSKDDVERAINFFKVMNKKVLGLVENMAYFECPNCHTKHYIFGKNGAKSLAEKYELPILAEIPISEEIRTNMDTGKPAAYFGKPEHVAPYVQLAKRVINEVEKDDKE, via the coding sequence ATGGCTGATAAAAAAATACCGTTTCACTTACCAGATCAAAATGAGTTGAAAAACATTAAACACATTATAATGGTAATGAGTGGTAAAGGTGGAGTTGGAAAATCAACAATTGCCGTAAATTTAGCAGTTGCTTTATCATTAGAAGGTAGAAAAGTTGGACTGATGGATATTGATATGCATGGTCCTAATGTTATGAGAATGTTAGGAGGTACAGAAAAAGATCATCCATATCAGGTTGGAGAAAAAATAGTTCCACCAGAAGTTAATGGAGTTAAAGTTATATCTGTTTCACAATTTGTTCCTGAATCAGGGAAACCAATTGTATGGAGAGGGCCAATAAAAACAGGGACAATTAAACAATTCTTTAATGATATTGAATGGGAAGATTTAGACTATATGATTATAGATGCACCTCCAGGTACAGGTGACGAACCATTAACAGTAATGCAAATGTTAAAAAAATTTGATGGTGCAATAATAGTAACAACACCATCAGAAGTTTCAAAAGATGATGTAGAAAGAGCAATAAATTTCTTTAAGGTTATGAATAAAAAAGTTTTAGGTTTAGTTGAAAATATGGCATATTTTGAATGTCCAAACTGTCATACAAAACATTATATTTTTGGTAAAAATGGAGCAAAATCATTAGCAGAAAAATATGAATTACCAATTTTAGCAGAAATACCAATTAGTGAAGAAATTAGAACAAATATGGATACAGGAAAACCTGCAGCATATTTTGGAAAACCGGAACATGTAGCTCCATATGTTCAATTAGCAAAAAGAGTTATCAATGAAGTTGAAAAGGATGATAAAGAATGA
- a CDS encoding YncE family protein, whose product MLKTNLKIILYLFILISGLSFASPDTFQIVDRIPVGERTFHIDIYGNYATICNYSGTVKVIDYVNGDVTLYVDNGIISRPMAGYYINNYLYVIDNGDPSVKVINKWGNLSRKLRLKARPINMKVLNDKFYITTTNPYGLYIVEKKSLKIEKFYEFPVKTPFISIINNDVLIPMYENEKDNILNTYKLLFRVSDKKFIMNLKRIVFPIDIEKYKDKYYLGEYFDGGIYEFWDNYQKKIAQFGKMLINIGIFNDNIIGNSLFGGLYIYSLKDKTTKVILKNIPITDFAYNSKNDFLFAISHITGEFFVIDKNFQIYETLKLDDYPIDVEVPTDDIILVLCTDGKTLNIIRRF is encoded by the coding sequence ATGCTAAAAACAAATTTAAAAATCATTCTATATTTATTTATTTTAATATCTGGATTATCTTTTGCTTCACCTGATACTTTCCAGATTGTCGATAGGATTCCTGTTGGCGAAAGGACTTTTCATATTGATATTTATGGAAATTATGCCACAATATGTAATTACAGTGGGACAGTAAAGGTAATCGATTATGTTAACGGAGATGTTACATTATACGTTGATAATGGTATTATTTCTCGCCCAATGGCTGGTTATTATATAAATAATTACTTATATGTTATAGATAACGGTGATCCATCCGTTAAAGTTATAAACAAATGGGGCAATTTAAGCAGAAAATTAAGATTAAAAGCCAGACCAATAAATATGAAAGTGTTAAATGATAAATTTTATATAACTACTACCAATCCATATGGTTTATATATTGTGGAAAAAAAATCTTTAAAAATAGAAAAATTTTACGAATTTCCAGTAAAAACACCTTTTATTTCAATTATAAATAATGACGTATTAATTCCAATGTATGAAAACGAAAAAGATAACATATTAAATACATATAAACTTTTATTCAGAGTAAGTGATAAAAAATTTATTATGAATTTAAAAAGAATTGTATTTCCTATAGATATAGAAAAATACAAAGATAAATATTATTTAGGAGAATATTTTGATGGAGGAATATATGAATTTTGGGATAATTATCAGAAGAAAATTGCACAATTTGGGAAAATGTTAATTAACATAGGTATTTTTAATGACAATATCATAGGAAATTCTCTTTTTGGTGGTTTATATATTTATTCTTTAAAAGATAAAACAACAAAAGTTATTTTGAAGAATATTCCCATTACTGATTTTGCATATAATTCTAAAAATGATTTTTTGTTCGCTATATCCCATATAACCGGAGAGTTTTTTGTTATTGATAAAAATTTTCAAATTTATGAAACTTTAAAATTAGATGATTATCCTATAGATGTCGAAGTTCCTACAGATGATATTATTTTGGTACTCTGTACTGATGGAAAAACATTAAATATTATAAGAAGGTTTTGA
- a CDS encoding polysaccharide pyruvyl transferase family protein, which produces MKKIFLIGYYGYANFGDEMLFESILEVFKEINFDGKIYTISDKIKLNKKYEFKIIGIDKYDFPKIISTIKEIDLLIYGGGNLFQTETSLRSFLYYDFLFNVAKHYKKNVLFLSQGFGHFKHKYATARLKKILKYKNLYGILRDETSFKFAKMCSDNFDLGTDIGMLKYKNIIFEKDPQKCHISLIIKNRKNWDKIIYILKQVNISRITPIVFNKSQDSIFAYEFFEKYKGKINISFPVSEENKIINEILKSQFIISDRLHGGILSLYLGVPVIMYKNHKNYRVFKTIDKEYDLFFRSEDDMINSLSKLNSFEFEKMQKKYITKLNETHEKIVGMVKTFL; this is translated from the coding sequence ATGAAAAAAATATTTCTTATTGGATATTACGGTTATGCGAATTTTGGTGATGAAATGCTTTTTGAATCGATATTAGAAGTATTTAAAGAAATCAATTTTGATGGAAAAATCTATACAATTTCAGATAAAATAAAATTAAATAAAAAATATGAATTTAAGATTATAGGAATAGATAAATATGATTTTCCAAAAATTATAAGCACAATAAAAGAAATAGATTTATTAATTTATGGAGGAGGAAATCTTTTTCAAACAGAAACATCATTAAGGAGTTTCTTGTATTATGATTTTTTATTTAATGTAGCAAAACATTATAAAAAGAATGTACTATTTTTATCTCAAGGATTTGGACATTTTAAACATAAATATGCTACAGCTAGGTTAAAAAAAATATTGAAATATAAAAATTTATATGGAATATTAAGAGATGAGACAAGCTTTAAATTTGCCAAAATGTGTTCTGATAATTTTGATCTTGGAACAGATATAGGAATGCTTAAATATAAAAATATTATCTTTGAAAAAGATCCTCAAAAATGTCATATTTCATTAATCATAAAAAATAGAAAAAACTGGGATAAAATAATATACATATTAAAACAAGTTAATATTTCAAGAATAACTCCTATTGTTTTTAATAAATCTCAAGATTCAATTTTTGCATATGAATTTTTTGAAAAATATAAAGGCAAAATAAATATTTCTTTTCCAGTTTCGGAGGAGAATAAGATAATAAATGAAATATTAAAATCGCAGTTTATTATTTCAGATAGATTGCATGGCGGTATATTATCCTTATATTTGGGTGTTCCGGTTATAATGTATAAAAATCATAAGAATTATAGAGTTTTTAAAACAATAGACAAAGAATATGATTTATTTTTTAGATCTGAAGATGATATGATAAATTCTTTATCAAAATTAAATAGCTTTGAATTTGAAAAAATGCAAAAAAAGTATATAACTAAATTAAATGAAACACATGAAAAAATTGTAGGAATGGTCAAAACCTTCTTATAA
- a CDS encoding chemotaxis protein CheW, with product MLQFITIILEKEKYAIPMENVQEVIKYENIVKVPGTDSHIIGIINLRDKTIPIMNIKSKMNIGKNIVPDSKIVILTHRGTLIGIIIDDTAEMLHIKDESSIEKIKGSEYFSSVIKKEDSLYKVINIEKLFEGSKNIYVDNNSNPKESQELINENLVQILKFKLGNEIMAIPVENVQEIVKKPTIYSVPDMPDFVKGVTSLRGEIIQIIDLNELFKKENLNLRELIVIEIHGIKFGLHVEKVKNIVSINIDEINKLPVTNKNSKVIGIVNLGDEIITLLDLEKVFGELGIEINEKIEEKTKEATFSHEESKLFLRFKLLEEYYAIEIEKIREITTLEKDNVEDVVNIRGEIIPLIDLKDKFYHAKNNSKNVVIVKGKEKDFGMIVDEVEEIMNVLKHEIEPVPEEILKNTANGKYLRNVINKKDVLIFVIDVDKFSI from the coding sequence ATGTTACAATTTATCACGATAATATTAGAAAAAGAAAAATATGCAATTCCAATGGAGAACGTTCAAGAAGTAATAAAATACGAGAATATTGTAAAAGTCCCAGGTACAGATAGTCATATTATTGGTATTATTAATTTAAGAGATAAAACTATCCCTATAATGAATATAAAAAGCAAAATGAATATTGGAAAGAATATAGTCCCTGACTCAAAAATAGTAATTTTAACTCATAGGGGTACTTTAATAGGTATAATTATTGATGACACTGCAGAGATGTTGCATATAAAAGATGAGTCAAGTATAGAAAAAATAAAAGGATCTGAATACTTTTCTTCTGTTATAAAAAAGGAAGATTCATTATATAAAGTAATAAATATAGAAAAATTATTTGAAGGTAGTAAAAATATATATGTGGATAATAATAGTAACCCAAAAGAATCTCAAGAATTAATAAATGAAAATTTAGTCCAAATTCTTAAATTTAAATTAGGTAATGAAATAATGGCTATCCCTGTAGAAAATGTTCAGGAAATTGTTAAAAAACCAACAATATACTCTGTTCCAGACATGCCTGATTTTGTAAAAGGAGTTACTTCGTTAAGAGGAGAAATTATTCAGATTATCGATTTAAATGAATTATTCAAAAAAGAAAATTTAAATCTTAGAGAACTAATAGTAATAGAAATTCATGGAATAAAATTCGGACTACATGTAGAAAAAGTAAAAAATATTGTAAGTATAAATATAGACGAAATAAACAAATTACCGGTTACAAATAAAAATTCTAAGGTAATAGGTATTGTTAATTTAGGCGATGAAATAATTACTTTATTAGATTTAGAAAAAGTATTTGGAGAATTAGGAATAGAAATAAATGAAAAAATTGAAGAAAAAACAAAAGAAGCCACTTTTTCACATGAAGAATCAAAATTATTCTTAAGATTTAAATTATTAGAAGAATATTATGCAATAGAAATAGAAAAAATTAGAGAAATTACAACATTAGAAAAAGATAATGTTGAGGATGTTGTAAACATTAGAGGAGAAATTATTCCATTAATAGATTTAAAAGATAAATTCTATCATGCAAAAAATAACTCAAAAAATGTTGTTATAGTAAAAGGAAAAGAAAAGGATTTTGGAATGATTGTGGATGAAGTAGAAGAAATAATGAATGTTCTTAAACATGAAATAGAACCTGTGCCTGAAGAAATTTTAAAAAATACAGCTAATGGCAAATATCTAAGAAATGTTATTAATAAGAAAGATGTATTAATCTTTGTTATTGATGTTGATAAATTTTCCATTTAA
- a CDS encoding OsmC family protein translates to MEIELKNTLGMQFVSKTPSGHEVIIDASPEVGGTNSGPRALELFLLGIGGCTGIDVAMILKKMKVDYKDLRVKLETERNEEHPRYFKRINVKYIFKGKDLPMEKLERAVKLSQEKYCSASATVKGMAEVTYEIIVEEE, encoded by the coding sequence ATGGAAATAGAATTAAAAAATACTTTGGGAATGCAATTTGTATCTAAAACACCATCAGGACATGAAGTAATAATTGATGCTTCACCAGAAGTAGGAGGAACAAATAGTGGTCCTCGTGCATTAGAATTATTTTTGCTTGGAATAGGTGGGTGTACTGGTATAGATGTTGCAATGATTTTAAAGAAAATGAAAGTTGATTATAAAGATTTAAGAGTAAAATTAGAAACAGAAAGAAATGAAGAACATCCAAGATATTTCAAAAGAATAAATGTGAAATATATATTTAAAGGTAAAGATTTACCAATGGAAAAATTAGAAAGAGCAGTAAAATTATCTCAAGAAAAATACTGTTCTGCTTCTGCAACAGTAAAAGGCATGGCAGAAGTTACATACGAAATTATAGTTGAGGAGGAATAA
- a CDS encoding MoaD family protein produces the protein MKIEVKFFATLRLYLGVASINLEINKPITVDNLIDMLVEKFNDKKIRDYLVEGKKIKIGTMILINGKNIIHLNGLDTMVEEGIISIFPPAGGG, from the coding sequence ATGAAAATAGAAGTAAAGTTTTTCGCTACCCTGAGATTATATCTCGGGGTAGCTTCAATAAATCTGGAAATTAATAAACCGATAACAGTTGATAATTTAATAGATATGCTTGTAGAAAAATTTAATGACAAGAAGATAAGAGATTACCTTGTAGAAGGTAAAAAAATAAAGATTGGAACTATGATTTTGATAAATGGGAAAAATATTATTCATTTAAATGGATTGGATACGATGGTTGAAGAAGGAATTATATCTATATTTCCTCCAGCGGGTGGTGGATGA
- the fliE gene encoding flagellar hook-basal body complex protein FliE, translating to MIEKIPGVSGINGVNNIARTQKNNKTSSKNLNFADILRNAIDDVNKTQKISQQMSADYAAGKIDNIHNVIISAEKASLSLKLTTEVTNKIVQAYKEIMRMQI from the coding sequence ATGATTGAGAAAATCCCTGGAGTATCAGGAATAAATGGAGTTAATAATATAGCAAGGACGCAAAAAAACAATAAAACATCATCGAAAAATCTTAATTTCGCTGATATTTTAAGAAATGCAATTGATGATGTTAATAAAACTCAAAAAATTTCCCAACAGATGAGTGCTGATTATGCTGCAGGAAAAATTGATAATATTCATAATGTCATTATTTCTGCAGAAAAGGCATCTTTATCTTTAAAATTAACCACAGAAGTAACAAATAAGATTGTTCAAGCTTATAAAGAAATCATGAGAATGCAAATTTAA
- a CDS encoding HesA/MoeB/ThiF family protein, producing MDRYSRHMKLYKNFDKIRNAKIMVAGAGGLGSNVLMHLSRLGIGEIHIFDNGILDMPDLNRQILYDHEDLGKKKVFVAKEKLNEINPEVKIHIFAEKIQEKTVLPDVDIAIDCFDNFESRKILDRKVHEKNIPLIHGGVERFFGQVTDIIPGKTKTLSEILGDVKDTDEIKYVTPYAVSIIASIQVSEAMKLLCGDYDNALINKLLVVDLYFNTFDIIQIK from the coding sequence ATGGATAGATATTCGAGACATATGAAATTATACAAAAACTTTGATAAAATTAGAAATGCTAAAATAATGGTTGCTGGTGCTGGTGGTTTAGGTAGTAATGTTTTAATGCATCTCTCAAGATTAGGGATTGGAGAAATACATATTTTTGATAATGGGATTCTTGACATGCCAGATCTTAATAGGCAAATATTATATGATCATGAAGATTTGGGTAAAAAAAAGGTTTTTGTAGCAAAAGAAAAATTAAATGAAATTAATCCAGAGGTTAAAATACATATTTTTGCCGAAAAAATTCAGGAAAAAACAGTATTGCCAGATGTTGATATTGCAATTGATTGTTTTGATAATTTTGAAAGTAGAAAGATTTTGGATAGAAAAGTACATGAAAAAAATATTCCTTTAATTCATGGCGGTGTAGAAAGATTTTTTGGACAGGTAACAGATATTATCCCAGGCAAAACTAAAACGTTAAGTGAAATTTTAGGTGATGTAAAAGATACGGATGAAATAAAATATGTTACACCTTATGCTGTTTCTATTATTGCTTCAATTCAAGTGAGTGAAGCAATGAAATTACTTTGTGGAGATTATGATAATGCGTTGATAAATAAGTTATTGGTTGTGGACCTTTATTTTAATACTTTTGATATTATACAAATAAAATAA
- the flgC gene encoding flagellar basal body rod protein FlgC, with product MNLNAFKIMDIAASGMTAERFRSEVISNNLANANTTRTENGGPYRRKIVTFKEVLNKQFNSEDEQLSGVKVAKLEEDKSPFRLVYDPGHPDADKNGYVKYPNVNPLREMVDLITAQRAYEANVAVVNSAKTMFNSALSIGRGA from the coding sequence ATGAATTTAAATGCATTTAAGATAATGGATATTGCTGCAAGTGGCATGACTGCAGAGCGATTTAGATCAGAAGTTATATCAAATAACCTTGCAAATGCAAATACAACGAGAACAGAAAATGGAGGACCTTATAGAAGAAAAATCGTTACTTTTAAAGAAGTTTTAAATAAACAATTTAATTCAGAAGATGAGCAATTATCTGGTGTAAAGGTAGCAAAACTTGAAGAAGACAAAAGTCCCTTTAGGCTGGTTTATGATCCAGGACACCCAGATGCTGATAAAAACGGTTATGTAAAATATCCAAACGTTAATCCTCTCAGAGAAATGGTCGATTTAATTACTGCCCAAAGAGCTTATGAAGCTAATGTTGCTGTAGTCAACTCTGCAAAAACAATGTTTAATTCTGCGTTATCTATAGGTCGTGGAGCTTAG
- the flgB gene encoding flagellar basal body rod protein FlgB, with translation MFIKDLAINIIPKALDAVETRQKIYSHNIANYNTPGYKRKDVTFEQELRKAMGDSDEIKLKTNNSKHLKNIPSINEVNYKIIEDNSRSNREDGNNVDIDVEMVKMMENTLQYNALTRLINYRFSDYKTAIGGIR, from the coding sequence ATGTTTATAAAAGATCTTGCAATAAATATTATACCAAAAGCTTTAGATGCTGTAGAAACAAGACAAAAAATTTATTCACATAATATAGCTAATTATAACACACCTGGTTATAAAAGAAAAGATGTTACTTTCGAACAAGAATTAAGAAAAGCTATGGGCGACTCTGATGAAATTAAATTAAAAACGAACAACAGTAAACATTTAAAAAATATTCCTTCTATAAATGAAGTTAATTATAAAATTATTGAAGATAATTCAAGATCTAATAGAGAAGATGGAAACAACGTTGATATTGATGTTGAAATGGTGAAAATGATGGAAAACACTTTACAATACAATGCTTTGACGAGACTAATTAATTATAGATTTTCAGATTATAAAACAGCTATAGGAGGAATTAGATAA
- a CDS encoding aldehyde ferredoxin oxidoreductase family protein codes for MSFNGKVLRVNLTERSVKVEELPKDAELYLGGRGLATKMFYDEVDPKVDPLSPENKLFFSTGPLSGTAAPTGGRYMVVTKGPLTGTIASSNSGGYFGAELKFAGYDMVIFEGKADKPVYLWIKDDHVELKDAAHLWGKDVFETTDTLLEEVGEPKARVACIGPAGEKLVKFAAVMNDKHRAAGRTGVGAVMGSKNLKAVVVRGTKRPEVKDPAKFMETVKEKIKKLKENGVTGEGLPKLGTKVLDNIINQNGLYPTRNFQDSVFELTDEVSGEALVEKGYLIKNMPCFGCPIACGRRVTLPNGIETEGPEYETGWAFGADCGVSNLIAIVEANHLCNKYGLDTISAGATIAAAMELYEKGIIKRDELGNGPELKFGSSEAIVFYTKQIGLREGFGDKLAEGSYRLAESYGHVEYSMTVKKQELPAYDPRGAQGHGLEYATSNRGGCHVRGYMISPEILGAPEKLDPQQLEGKAEWVKTFQDLTAVIDSAGLCLFTSFALGLDDYKDLINAALGWNLSSEETLKIGERIWNLERKFNLEAGIDPSQDTLPKRLLEEPAKEGPNKGQVVHLDVLLPKYYEVRGWSKEGVPTEEKLKELNIL; via the coding sequence GTGTCATTTAACGGAAAAGTTTTAAGAGTAAACCTTACAGAAAGAAGTGTTAAAGTTGAAGAATTGCCAAAAGATGCAGAACTTTATTTAGGTGGTAGAGGTCTTGCAACAAAAATGTTTTACGATGAAGTAGATCCGAAAGTAGATCCATTATCACCAGAAAACAAATTATTCTTTTCCACAGGACCGCTTTCTGGAACTGCAGCACCAACTGGTGGGAGGTATATGGTTGTTACAAAAGGTCCATTGACTGGCACCATAGCTTCAAGTAATTCAGGAGGCTATTTTGGTGCAGAACTGAAGTTTGCAGGATATGATATGGTTATTTTTGAAGGAAAAGCTGATAAACCTGTTTATCTATGGATTAAAGATGACCATGTTGAATTAAAAGACGCTGCACATTTATGGGGAAAAGATGTATTTGAAACAACAGACACATTATTAGAAGAGGTTGGAGAACCAAAAGCAAGAGTTGCATGTATAGGTCCAGCTGGTGAGAAACTGGTTAAATTTGCTGCTGTTATGAATGATAAGCATAGAGCAGCAGGAAGAACTGGTGTTGGAGCTGTTATGGGTAGTAAGAATCTAAAAGCTGTTGTTGTTAGAGGAACAAAGAGACCTGAGGTAAAAGATCCTGCTAAGTTTATGGAAACGGTAAAAGAAAAGATAAAGAAATTAAAGGAAAATGGAGTAACAGGAGAAGGATTACCAAAATTAGGAACAAAAGTATTGGATAACATTATAAACCAAAATGGGTTATATCCAACAAGGAATTTTCAGGATTCTGTATTTGAATTAACGGATGAAGTTTCAGGTGAAGCTTTAGTTGAAAAGGGTTATTTAATAAAGAATATGCCGTGTTTTGGTTGTCCTATAGCTTGTGGTAGAAGAGTAACATTACCTAATGGAATAGAAACAGAAGGACCAGAATATGAAACTGGTTGGGCATTTGGTGCAGATTGTGGTGTTTCAAATTTAATTGCTATAGTTGAAGCTAACCATCTATGTAATAAATATGGTCTTGATACAATTTCTGCAGGTGCAACAATAGCAGCAGCAATGGAGTTATATGAAAAAGGTATTATTAAAAGGGATGAATTGGGTAATGGCCCTGAATTAAAATTTGGAAGTTCAGAAGCTATAGTATTTTATACAAAACAAATAGGATTAAGAGAAGGATTTGGAGACAAATTAGCAGAAGGCTCGTACAGATTAGCAGAAAGTTATGGTCATGTAGAATATTCAATGACAGTTAAAAAACAAGAGCTTCCTGCATATGATCCAAGGGGTGCTCAGGGACATGGACTTGAGTATGCTACAAGTAATAGAGGTGGATGTCATGTTAGAGGATATATGATATCACCAGAAATTTTAGGTGCTCCAGAAAAATTAGATCCACAACAATTAGAAGGTAAAGCAGAATGGGTAAAAACATTCCAGGATTTAACAGCTGTTATTGATTCAGCAGGGTTGTGTTTATTTACCTCATTTGCTTTAGGATTAGATGATTATAAAGATCTTATTAATGCAGCATTAGGTTGGAATTTATCCTCAGAAGAAACATTAAAGATTGGTGAAAGAATTTGGAATTTAGAAAGAAAATTTAATTTAGAGGCAGGAATTGATCCATCACAGGATACATTACCAAAAAGATTGCTTGAAGAACCTGCAAAAGAAGGTCCTAATAAAGGCCAAGTTGTGCATTTAGATGTATTGTTGCCAAAATATTATGAAGTAAGAGGATGGAGTAAAGAAGGAGTTCCAACAGAAGAAAAATTAAAGGAGTTAAATATTTTATGA
- the mtnA gene encoding S-methyl-5-thioribose-1-phosphate isomerase produces MSKLKTITMEWTGDSLILVDQRYLPLEETYVTCKNYKEVAVAIKDMIVRGAPAIGASAAFGYVLGVKEFINTENFDEKMKEVKDTLANTRPTAVNLFWALDRMEKKLNEIKNEENLIELIEKEALDIAYEDIEANKAMGRFGGELLNDGDTVLTHCNAGALATVDYGTALGVIRGARELGKDIKVYADETRPYLQGARLTVWELYKDGFDVTLISDNMAGWVMKQGKINAVVVGADRIAANGDVANKIGTYSVALLAKEHGIPFYVAAPLSTIDLNTPTGNEIPIEERSHKEVRYCHKSKMVPEEIKVYNPAFDVTPNELVTAIITEKGVVRPPYSENLKKLFEK; encoded by the coding sequence ATGAGCAAGTTAAAGACTATAACAATGGAATGGACAGGAGATTCATTGATTTTAGTCGATCAAAGATACTTGCCTTTAGAAGAAACATATGTAACATGTAAAAATTACAAAGAAGTTGCTGTAGCTATAAAAGATATGATTGTTAGAGGTGCTCCAGCTATTGGTGCATCAGCAGCTTTTGGATATGTACTAGGGGTAAAAGAGTTTATAAACACAGAAAATTTTGATGAAAAAATGAAAGAAGTAAAAGATACATTAGCAAATACAAGACCTACAGCAGTAAATCTTTTCTGGGCATTAGACAGAATGGAGAAAAAATTAAATGAAATAAAAAATGAAGAAAATTTAATAGAGTTAATTGAAAAAGAAGCTTTAGATATAGCCTATGAAGATATTGAAGCAAATAAAGCAATGGGGAGATTTGGTGGAGAATTATTAAATGACGGAGATACTGTATTAACCCATTGTAATGCAGGAGCATTAGCAACAGTTGATTATGGAACAGCATTAGGAGTTATAAGAGGCGCAAGGGAATTAGGTAAAGACATAAAAGTGTATGCAGATGAAACAAGACCATATTTACAAGGTGCAAGACTAACAGTATGGGAATTATATAAAGATGGATTTGATGTAACGTTAATTTCAGACAATATGGCTGGTTGGGTAATGAAACAAGGAAAAATAAATGCTGTAGTAGTTGGTGCAGACAGAATTGCTGCGAATGGTGATGTTGCTAATAAAATAGGAACATATTCTGTAGCGTTATTAGCAAAAGAACATGGAATTCCTTTTTATGTTGCAGCACCATTATCAACAATAGATTTAAATACGCCAACTGGAAATGAAATTCCTATAGAAGAAAGATCTCATAAAGAAGTTAGATATTGTCATAAATCGAAAATGGTTCCAGAAGAAATTAAGGTATATAACCCAGCATTTGACGTAACTCCAAATGAATTGGTAACAGCAATTATTACAGAAAAAGGTGTGGTAAGACCACCATATTCTGAAAATTTAAAAAAACTATTTGAAAAATGA
- a CDS encoding MogA/MoaB family molybdenum cofactor biosynthesis protein produces MKYFVLTLSDKGSKGEREDLSGKVIKEIMDSINGELIGYKILPDEKELITNELKDLVKKDIDIILTTGGTGLTPRDVTPEATMEVIERRIYGMEMAMIIEALKHTPHGMLSRAVVGVANNTLIINLPGSPKAVKENLNVLLPAIPHAVEKIKNLGGDCAR; encoded by the coding sequence ATGAAATATTTTGTATTAACATTAAGCGATAAAGGATCAAAAGGCGAAAGAGAAGATTTAAGCGGGAAAGTTATTAAAGAAATCATGGATTCTATAAACGGAGAATTAATAGGATATAAAATATTACCTGACGAAAAAGAATTAATCACAAATGAATTAAAAGATTTGGTAAAAAAAGATATAGATATTATATTAACCACTGGTGGAACCGGATTAACTCCAAGAGATGTTACACCAGAAGCAACAATGGAAGTTATTGAAAGAAGAATATATGGAATGGAAATGGCTATGATTATAGAAGCTTTAAAACATACTCCTCACGGAATGCTATCAAGAGCTGTTGTAGGTGTTGCAAATAACACTTTAATTATAAATCTCCCAGGAAGCCCAAAAGCAGTAAAAGAAAACCTTAATGTATTATTACCTGCTATTCCACATGCCGTAGAAAAAATTAAAAATTTGGGTGGCGATTGCGCAAGATAA